ATAACATCATATTTTCCTTCCCTAAGCTCTTTTATGATTTTTGCCCTTTCTATAGTATCGATTTCCGAGTGCAGATAAATAGCTTTTATATCTCTTTCTATTAGATAATCTGCAAGATTCTCTGCCATCTTTTTTGTAAGAGTAATAACAATAGCCCTCTCATTCCTTTCTTTTACCTTCCATATCTCTGAAATAAGATCATCTATCTGTCCTTCTGTAGGTCTAACAACAATCTCAGGATCAAGAAGGCCTGTAGGTCTTATTATCTGTTCTACAATAATACCTTTTGATCTATTTATTTCCCAGTCAGCAGGAGTTGCTGACACATATATTGCTCTCTGTATCTTCTGTAAGAATTCATCAAACTTTAAAGGTCTGTTATCATAGGCTGACTTCATTCTCCAGCCGTACTTAACAAGATTTTCCTTTCTTCTTCTGTCTCCATTATACATAGCTCTAACCTGAGGTATTGTTACATGGGATTCGTCAACTATAAGAAGAAAATCATCCGGAAAGTAATCTATAAGTGTGTAAGGTGGCTCTCCCGGTTTTCTACCATCAAAATACCTCGAGTAGTTTTCTATCCCTTTACATGTTCCAAGTTCAAGCATCATCTCTATATCGTAGTTAGTTCTCTGCCAGAGTCTATTAGCCTCTATCTCTTTTCCCTGTTTTTTAAATTCTTCAACTTCTTTTTCAAGATCTTCTTTTATCTGTTTTATTGCCTCAACCATATCCGGTTTGGGTATTACATAATGACTTGCGGGAAATATAACTGTTGTGTTTAATTTTCTTTTTATATCTCTATTAAAAAGGTCAAGTTCTGTTATACTTTCTATCTCATCTCCAAAAAATTCGACTCTTATTACAATGTCTTCCGAGTGGGAAGGCAGTATCTCAACGGTATCTCCTTTAACTCTGAATGTCCCCCTTTTAAAAGAAAAATCATCCCTCAGATACTGGAGCTCCACAAGTTTTCTCAAAAGCTGCTGCCTATCCATCTGCTGGCCGACAAACAGGTGCAGTCTGAGTTTTTCATAAAACTCTGGAGTACCAAGCCCGTAAATACACGAAACAGAAGCAACAACAATTGTATCTGGTCTTTCTATAAGGCTTCTTGTTGCTGAGTGTCTGAGTCTGTCTATGGCATCGTTTATAGAACTATCCTTTTCAATATAAAGATCTTTTTCAGGAACATAAGCCTCAGGCTGGTAGTAATCATAGTAAGAAACAAAATACTCAACGGCATTATCAGGAAATAACTCTTTCAGTTCTCTGTAAAGCTGGGCAGCAAGGGTTTTGTTATGTGTAAGAACAAGGGTGGGTTTTCCGTATTTTTCTATTACATTGGCAAATGTTATTGTCTTTCCTGTTCCGGTAGCTCCAAGAAGAACCTGTTCTTTTATTCCATGTGCAAGGTTATCTACAAGCTCCTTTATAGCCTTTGGCTGATCTCCCGCCGGAGAAAATGGCATATTTATATTAAAAGGACTTTTCCCCATTTTGACTCCTGCTACTTTTTTTCATAATATATTATTCCTTATTTTTATAATTTCATGCGGTGAAATATGTTTGATTACATAATAAATCCAAAAGTTGAGAGCTATATAAAGAATCTCTCCGTAGAAGAAGATCCACTGATTAAAGAGATGGAAGAATATGCTAGAAAAAATGATTTTCCTATTATAGGAAGGGAAGGAGGAAGAGTATTACATCTTATAGCAAAAATAAAAAACCCAGAGCTTATTGTCGAGGTAGGCTCAGGTTTTGGATACTCAGCTTACTGGTTTTTAAAGGCATTAAAGAAAGGAAAAGTTGTTCTTACTGATTATCAGGAAAAAAACATAAAGCTTGCCAGACAGTTTCTTGATAAAGGAGGATTCAGAGACAGGGCTGAATTCAGAGTAGGAGATGGGATAAAGATAGGAAAGGAGTACAAAAATATTGATATTCTTTTCTTAGACCTTGAAAAGGCAAGGTATTTAGAAGCTATAAAAGAGCTTGAAAATAATCTGTCAGATGATGGGATAGTGATAGCTGACAACGTTCTTTTTCAGGGAAAGGTTATTTTTGAACCTGAAAATAGAAAATCAAAAATATTAAGAGAGTTTAACAGCTACATGTTTGAAAAATTTTTCTCAGTTATTCTTCCTGTGAGGGATGGAATATTAATTGCCTGTAAAAAATCTTAAAGCTCTATCTATTCTGAAACCTCTTTTGAGCACAGATAAAATGTTTCTCTTATCCTTGATTAACTCTGGATTCTTTATCAAAGCTTTCTGTATAAGCATCCATCCCTTTGGCAGATTACCGTATCTTATACACACCTCTCCGGTATGGAATAAAAAATATCCTGCAAACCTGTCAGGGATACTACTCTGGTAAGACTCAAAAACCTTTACCGTTGCATAGTAAAATCTCTTATCCCTGCTTGTCCTGTTGGAATGCTCTCTGATAAAAACCATGTTGTTATCTAATATCTTTATCTTCAAGCCTTTCAGATAAGATCTGATAAAAATTTCCCAGTCTTCTCTCATTAGAAATTCTTCTTTATATTCAGGAAATGAGTTTTTTCTAAAAGCTGATGCTGATGGATAGCCTATTAGTCCAGAAAATATGATTTTCTCTAAGGAAGATACTTTTTTATTTGATTTTCTTATTATTTTCCCGGAACTGTCTATAAAAGTACGGGGAAATGAGTAAACAATATCATATTCCTTTAAATAAGGTATAGTATCCTGTATATAATTTTTATCCCACAGATCATCATAATCTAAAAAAAACAGATACTCCCCTGTCGACAGACTAATCCCTTTATTTCTGCTGTATACTCTCTCTCTATTTTCTTTATTTCTGTAGTAAAAAATCTTTTTATCTATCAGTTTTCCAAAATCACCAAATAAAATATCTCTGGTTCTGTCTGTAGAACAGTCATCTATTACTACTATTTCTATATTCTCGTATGTCTGATTAAGGACAGATCTTACAGCATCTGATATAAATTTTTCTCCATTATAAACAGGAATAATAACACTAACTTTTTTCATCTCTCTCCTGTATTTCCCAAAGATATATATACTTTAAAAAGCTGTAAAATGTTGCACTTACTGCAACAATAAAACCCCTTATCCCGTCCATAAAACCTTTTTTCAGAAAATACTCTCTGATAAAAGATGCTGTTGGATTGAGAATTATATTCCTGATTTTGAATTTTTTCCCATCTTTGTACATATCTAAGGCTGCAAGATAAGAATACTGTACAACCTTATTGAAATGTTCCTTTATATCTCTGTATGTGTAATGAAAAAGAAAACCTTTTAATCTACCGATTTTACCATCAATGGTCAGATACTCGTGTACATTTCCACCTTCCCATTTTGGGTTTGCAGATTTCCGTACAAGTCGCAAATTCCAGTCAGGTTGCCATGCGTAGTTCAGAGGCTTTCCCAGATATACAGTTTTTCTGTTTATTAAATATCCATCTGCTTCAGGCTTTCCTATTGCTTTTATTATTTCTTCTTTTAACTCTTCTGAAACAACCTCATCACAATCAAGGAATAAAATCCAGTCCTGAGAGCATTTTTCTAAAGCTGAATTTTTCTGATCTTTATACCCTTTCCATTCTTCAATGAAAACTTTTGCTCCGTATCCTTTTGCGATTTCTACTGTTTTATCTGTTGAACCGGAATCAACAACAATTATCTCAGATGCTATATCTTTTATAGACTCTAAAGTTTTCCCTATATTTTCCTCTTCATTATAGGATATCAACGCAACAGAAAGGGGTAGTCTGTTCATATTTTTATATAACCTGATATTTTAAATAGGCTAAAATTATATTATATATTCAGATAAAAAGATACCAACTACCCCCCTATACTTGTCATTATCCTTCTGCAGTCTGAGAATGCATACCCTGATTTAACTATTTTCTGGTTGGAAATCTCTTTTTCTATTAAAACCTTTTTAATAAATCTGTCTAATTCTTCATCTGTTCCGTACCTTACCACAGGTTTGGCATCAATCTCTTCATCTGTTCTGAGGCACAGCTTTATATGTCCCTCTGCTGTTAAT
This genomic stretch from Persephonella hydrogeniphila harbors:
- the uvrB gene encoding excinuclease ABC subunit UvrB, whose amino-acid sequence is MGKSPFNINMPFSPAGDQPKAIKELVDNLAHGIKEQVLLGATGTGKTITFANVIEKYGKPTLVLTHNKTLAAQLYRELKELFPDNAVEYFVSYYDYYQPEAYVPEKDLYIEKDSSINDAIDRLRHSATRSLIERPDTIVVASVSCIYGLGTPEFYEKLRLHLFVGQQMDRQQLLRKLVELQYLRDDFSFKRGTFRVKGDTVEILPSHSEDIVIRVEFFGDEIESITELDLFNRDIKRKLNTTVIFPASHYVIPKPDMVEAIKQIKEDLEKEVEEFKKQGKEIEANRLWQRTNYDIEMMLELGTCKGIENYSRYFDGRKPGEPPYTLIDYFPDDFLLIVDESHVTIPQVRAMYNGDRRRKENLVKYGWRMKSAYDNRPLKFDEFLQKIQRAIYVSATPADWEINRSKGIIVEQIIRPTGLLDPEIVVRPTEGQIDDLISEIWKVKERNERAIVITLTKKMAENLADYLIERDIKAIYLHSEIDTIERAKIIKELREGKYDVIVGVNLLREGIDMPEVSLVAVLDADKQGFLRSTTALIQIIGRAARNVNGKAILYADTITPAMEKAIQETERRRRLQMEYNKKHGITPKTVSKDIKELISLEEIGIYELYEVVPDDIENEEDLMKKIESLEKEMWEAAENWEFEKAAELRDQIEKLRKLIGIVK
- a CDS encoding O-methyltransferase: MFDYIINPKVESYIKNLSVEEDPLIKEMEEYARKNDFPIIGREGGRVLHLIAKIKNPELIVEVGSGFGYSAYWFLKALKKGKVVLTDYQEKNIKLARQFLDKGGFRDRAEFRVGDGIKIGKEYKNIDILFLDLEKARYLEAIKELENNLSDDGIVIADNVLFQGKVIFEPENRKSKILREFNSYMFEKFFSVILPVRDGILIACKKS
- a CDS encoding glycosyltransferase family 2 protein; this translates as MKKVSVIIPVYNGEKFISDAVRSVLNQTYENIEIVVIDDCSTDRTRDILFGDFGKLIDKKIFYYRNKENRERVYSRNKGISLSTGEYLFFLDYDDLWDKNYIQDTIPYLKEYDIVYSFPRTFIDSSGKIIRKSNKKVSSLEKIIFSGLIGYPSASAFRKNSFPEYKEEFLMREDWEIFIRSYLKGLKIKILDNNMVFIREHSNRTSRDKRFYYATVKVFESYQSSIPDRFAGYFLFHTGEVCIRYGNLPKGWMLIQKALIKNPELIKDKRNILSVLKRGFRIDRALRFFTGN
- a CDS encoding glycosyltransferase family 2 protein is translated as MNRLPLSVALISYNEEENIGKTLESIKDIASEIIVVDSGSTDKTVEIAKGYGAKVFIEEWKGYKDQKNSALEKCSQDWILFLDCDEVVSEELKEEIIKAIGKPEADGYLINRKTVYLGKPLNYAWQPDWNLRLVRKSANPKWEGGNVHEYLTIDGKIGRLKGFLFHYTYRDIKEHFNKVVQYSYLAALDMYKDGKKFKIRNIILNPTASFIREYFLKKGFMDGIRGFIVAVSATFYSFLKYIYLWEIQERDEKS